In one window of Bacillota bacterium DNA:
- a CDS encoding SPASM domain-containing protein, protein MLITNGSLLTPDVLNHLRKYNLSQVQITLDGAANIHNQTRPFVDGSPTYNVIKANLDQVVDICPVSLRMNTDLSKIHSAFCMLDDLCASGIVRNNNIFLEVAHIMDCGRGQVPESLSPEFVAARHSVIEYAVKNGFRVRNPLKLAPCHARTPGCFSILPDGRIFNCFLLVDRPECQLSSVKKLSFENIYYELVTHQSYDEACLECSFLPTCMGGCRAAALKHNGTLSSKMCNLSYYRQVVVPDLELHFDCGSWE, encoded by the coding sequence TTGCTTATAACCAATGGTTCGCTTCTAACTCCAGATGTGTTGAATCATCTGCGAAAATATAATCTTAGCCAAGTCCAAATCACTTTAGATGGAGCGGCAAACATACATAACCAGACAAGGCCGTTCGTTGATGGTAGCCCAACTTATAATGTGATCAAAGCGAATCTAGATCAAGTGGTTGATATTTGCCCGGTATCTTTAAGAATGAACACAGACCTCTCAAAAATACATTCAGCATTTTGCATGCTAGACGACCTGTGCGCATCGGGCATTGTTCGAAATAATAATATTTTTCTGGAGGTAGCTCATATTATGGACTGTGGGCGCGGGCAGGTTCCTGAATCTTTGTCTCCAGAGTTTGTAGCTGCTAGGCATTCAGTTATAGAATATGCTGTAAAAAATGGCTTCAGGGTGCGTAACCCATTGAAGCTAGCACCATGTCATGCGCGCACTCCTGGCTGCTTTAGTATTTTGCCCGATGGGCGCATATTCAACTGTTTCTTACTTGTAGACAGGCCAGAGTGCCAGTTAAGTTCTGTTAAAAAGTTGTCCTTTGAAAACATTTACTATGAATTGGTAACTCATCAAAGTTATGATGAGGCTTGTCTTGAGTGCAGCTTTTTACCAACTTGCATGGGCGGGTGTCGCGCTGCGGCACTCAAGCACAACGGAACCCTGTCTTCGAAAATGTGCAACCTTAGTTACTACAGGCAAGTCGTAGTTCCTGATCTTGAATTGCATTTTGATTGTGGCAGTTGGGAATAA
- a CDS encoding 4Fe-4S cluster-binding domain-containing protein encodes MMFGTYNVVMPTEIGDFLVYNTLSKAAVSLKASEFQRVHDGIVTNSFLRRSLIVCDRVDEEQALQRYIHAVLHRDELHVAITLTRKCNFSCAYCFQVSEKNVDMCDETANKLIDWISTQVNGSRYSVVHIVFYGGEPLLNMQRLTDMAKSISCAVGETRLRMSIITNGWYLIPPIIQELVAVGVDSVQVTLDGHASTHNARRPLMDGSGTQAQRSLQKARI; translated from the coding sequence TTGATGTTTGGAACCTACAATGTAGTAATGCCTACTGAGATTGGAGACTTCTTAGTCTATAATACTCTTAGCAAAGCCGCAGTCTCTCTTAAGGCATCAGAATTTCAACGTGTGCATGATGGCATTGTGACGAACTCATTCTTGCGCCGCTCTCTAATCGTCTGTGATCGTGTAGACGAGGAGCAAGCTCTGCAGCGCTACATTCATGCAGTTTTACACCGAGACGAGCTTCATGTTGCTATAACGCTAACGCGCAAATGTAATTTCTCATGCGCCTACTGTTTTCAGGTTAGTGAAAAAAACGTCGATATGTGTGATGAGACAGCGAATAAACTCATAGACTGGATCTCGACCCAAGTTAATGGTAGTAGGTACAGCGTTGTACACATAGTTTTCTACGGTGGGGAGCCTCTTCTTAACATGCAGAGACTCACCGACATGGCCAAAAGCATAAGTTGCGCGGTGGGCGAGACACGACTACGTATGAGTATCATTACTAATGGCTGGTACCTTATTCCTCCGATTATCCAAGAACTCGTTGCAGTCGGCGTGGATTCCGTGCAAGTTACTCTTGATGGACATGCGTCCACGCATAATGCAAGGCGTCCTTTGATGGACGGTTCAGGTACACAAGCCCAACGAAGCTTGCAGAAGGCGCGAATATGA
- a CDS encoding zf-TFIIB domain-containing protein, which yields MMCPVCANVELKMTERQGVEVDYCSKCRGVWLDRGELDKIIELSLEQRTPERDRRVENVRDSRDTRSDRDTRSDRDDRDDRGDRDDVNRNPRRRKSLLGDLFDF from the coding sequence ATGATGTGCCCAGTCTGTGCTAATGTGGAACTAAAGATGACCGAGCGGCAGGGTGTGGAGGTAGATTACTGCTCCAAATGCCGGGGCGTATGGCTAGATCGCGGCGAACTCGACAAAATTATTGAGTTGTCCTTAGAACAGAGGACCCCAGAGCGCGACCGCCGCGTAGAGAACGTACGCGACAGCCGCGACACCCGCAGTGACCGTGACACCCGCAGTGACCGCGACGACCGTGACGACCGAGGCGACCGCGATGATGTGAATCGCAATCCACGTAGGCGCAAGTCACTCCTAGGTGACCTCTTCGATTTCTAG
- a CDS encoding MBL fold metallo-hydrolase has product MNEIRADIYYLENSGFAVETPEHLLVFDYIRDGGEVKLGEKVRHKNTLVFVSHGHADHYNPHIWSWREANPKIRYILSSDVQENGPDISRMSPLQRLSFADAEVATYDSTDLGVSFVVTTDGLTIFHAGDLNWWHWKEESTAEEVRQSEILFMQALAPLVGQDIDIAFFPVDPRLGSEFALGPQRFLDLVKPRLFVPMHFGENYAAVQGFATGLPSLVPPITAITHRGQQLVYKKKGV; this is encoded by the coding sequence ATGAATGAAATCCGCGCCGACATTTACTATCTGGAAAACAGCGGTTTTGCGGTAGAGACTCCGGAGCATCTCTTGGTGTTTGACTATATCAGGGATGGCGGAGAGGTGAAGCTCGGTGAGAAGGTGCGCCACAAGAATACACTAGTGTTTGTCTCGCACGGCCACGCCGATCACTACAACCCGCATATTTGGAGCTGGCGCGAAGCAAACCCCAAGATACGCTACATACTGAGCTCTGATGTACAAGAGAACGGACCCGACATCTCGCGCATGTCACCGCTACAAAGGCTTAGTTTTGCGGACGCGGAAGTAGCCACTTATGACTCCACGGACCTAGGCGTTTCATTTGTGGTTACTACAGATGGGCTCACTATTTTCCATGCGGGCGACTTAAACTGGTGGCACTGGAAGGAAGAGTCCACCGCCGAGGAAGTGCGGCAGAGCGAAATTTTGTTTATGCAGGCCCTCGCCCCCTTAGTTGGCCAAGATATTGACATTGCCTTTTTCCCCGTTGACCCAAGACTAGGGAGTGAGTTTGCCCTCGGGCCACAGCGGTTTCTTGATCTTGTCAAGCCAAGGCTCTTTGTACCCATGCATTTTGGTGAAAACTACGCCGCAGTGCAGGGCTTTGCCACAGGTCTGCCGTCACTAGTTCCCCCTATTACCGCTATTACCCACCGTGGCCAGCAGCTAGTCTATAAAAAGAAAGGAGTTTAG
- the pckA gene encoding phosphoenolpyruvate carboxykinase (ATP): MVYIWRGAGCIVSTRHTYHNLTVPKLIEHSLLRREGILSSTGALAVNTGKYTGRSPEDRFIVDEPAVRDKIDWGKTNKPFNEHNFQALYKKLTEFMKQRDNFVFDGFVGAEAEYRLKVRVVTTLAYHSLFATQIFRRPEEHELEGFAPDFTVISCPSFKADPKLDGTNSEAFVIISFSLKVVLIGGTEYAGEIKKSLFSVMNYLLPERDVLPMHCSANIGLYDDVALFFGLSGTGKTTLSADPDRKLIGDDEHGWSDQGVFNFEGGCYAKCIGLSKEHEPQIWNALTFGSLLENVVLDCSTRMPDYADDSLTENTRACYPVEFIPNAALCGVGGNPQTIIFLTADAFGVLPPVARLTKEQAMYHFISGYTSKLAGTERGVTTPEATFSACFGSPFMPLHPTVYAHLLGEKLDRHGARVFLVNTGWVGGGYGEGKRISIAHTRAIITAILNGDLDKCAYREDEVFRLLVPERVPGLPPAFLTPREAWADKAKYEATALHLAERFRGNFKQFGALAIELAAAGPLGDRP, translated from the coding sequence TTGGTGTATATCTGGCGAGGGGCGGGCTGCATTGTGAGCACAAGACACACTTACCACAACCTAACAGTACCGAAACTGATTGAGCACTCCCTGCTGCGCCGCGAGGGCATATTGTCGTCGACCGGCGCGCTAGCAGTTAACACCGGTAAGTATACCGGGCGCTCTCCGGAGGACCGCTTTATTGTGGATGAGCCCGCGGTGCGCGACAAAATCGACTGGGGAAAAACCAACAAGCCCTTTAACGAGCATAACTTTCAAGCTTTGTACAAGAAACTGACAGAGTTCATGAAGCAAAGGGATAACTTTGTTTTTGATGGCTTCGTCGGTGCAGAGGCCGAATATCGCCTTAAAGTGCGCGTTGTGACCACTCTTGCCTACCATAGCTTGTTTGCCACACAGATTTTTAGGCGCCCAGAAGAACACGAACTAGAGGGTTTCGCTCCCGACTTCACCGTTATTTCCTGCCCAAGCTTCAAGGCTGACCCGAAGCTTGACGGCACGAACTCCGAGGCTTTTGTTATAATTAGTTTTTCTCTAAAGGTGGTGCTCATTGGCGGCACTGAGTATGCGGGCGAGATAAAGAAATCTCTCTTCTCCGTGATGAACTACCTCTTACCAGAGCGCGATGTTTTGCCCATGCATTGTTCTGCCAATATTGGCCTGTACGATGATGTAGCGCTCTTCTTTGGCTTGTCTGGCACGGGCAAGACCACCCTCTCGGCCGACCCTGACCGCAAACTTATCGGGGATGATGAGCACGGGTGGAGCGACCAAGGCGTCTTCAACTTTGAAGGGGGCTGCTACGCCAAGTGCATTGGTTTGTCTAAAGAACATGAGCCGCAAATCTGGAATGCACTTACTTTTGGCTCCCTCTTAGAAAACGTAGTACTAGACTGCTCCACGCGTATGCCCGACTATGCCGATGACAGTCTGACGGAAAACACCCGCGCCTGCTACCCCGTGGAGTTTATCCCGAATGCCGCTCTCTGTGGTGTGGGCGGCAACCCACAGACGATTATCTTTCTCACCGCCGATGCCTTTGGTGTTCTACCGCCCGTCGCTCGTCTCACTAAAGAACAGGCCATGTACCACTTTATCTCTGGCTACACCAGCAAACTAGCCGGCACCGAGCGCGGCGTTACCACGCCCGAGGCCACCTTCTCGGCCTGCTTCGGCAGCCCCTTCATGCCTCTTCACCCCACGGTTTATGCGCATCTACTAGGTGAAAAACTTGATAGACATGGGGCGAGGGTTTTTCTCGTCAACACCGGCTGGGTGGGCGGCGGTTACGGCGAAGGTAAACGCATCTCTATCGCTCATACGCGCGCCATTATTACGGCCATACTAAACGGCGACCTAGATAAGTGTGCTTACCGCGAGGACGAGGTCTTTAGGCTCTTGGTGCCAGAGAGGGTGCCCGGCCTACCACCTGCCTTCCTTACTCCGCGCGAGGCCTGGGCCGACAAAGCGAAGTATGAGGCTACAGCGCTCCACTTGGCCGAGCGTTTTCGTGGCAACTTCAAGCAATTTGGTGCTCTCGCCATCGAGCTAGCCGCGGCAGGCCCCCTAGGGGACAGACCGTAG
- a CDS encoding ABC transporter permease: MIQLARRIFIKSWRIQLAITCLFAASVALLVIYGTYLQREINLLEVRMDGGLQDSFIRVELNDSQRGPSKLRPSRGLGTVPLQYLGSWQTGVVDTSHGRLPVAMVTQDTGLNLGIGSAEVLVPQVLASEHNLAVGDKLVVVTKGAHAQFTVAQVHDGTIYGQRIVVWDKNALASNVFLYRHESGAASAAVTSLRRTYPAGIIAYSGSTRSAAEEVIDAVYSPGIRARFGVILFITIAFLAVTVFSFLGKRKVLAIVKSLGLRSWEMVTLLFYEAVLPPLFGSLLGCGLAYVTLRWMISAGQQFAIDGSVFISSALSIWPAVAIGIAIPARFTQVATVNQLLYERPVPFQTVIIKELGKRISALDVYTSQGIEFIHLQMEYGHFNGSVFRRLGDYVKQGEVLAVEERWWGLQVVEYHAPITGYIVYFQDELGLVGVSPLHFGARCGNT; encoded by the coding sequence ATGATACAGCTAGCCCGGCGAATCTTTATAAAAAGTTGGCGCATACAGTTGGCGATTACCTGCTTATTTGCGGCTTCAGTTGCCTTGTTAGTAATTTATGGCACCTACCTGCAGCGGGAAATCAATCTGCTAGAGGTGAGGATGGATGGGGGACTCCAAGACAGTTTTATACGAGTGGAGCTAAATGACTCACAGAGAGGCCCGAGTAAGTTGCGCCCGTCTCGCGGTCTTGGGACTGTGCCGTTGCAGTATCTCGGTTCGTGGCAGACAGGTGTTGTTGATACAAGCCATGGCCGCTTGCCTGTAGCTATGGTGACGCAGGATACTGGCCTCAATTTAGGGATAGGCAGTGCAGAAGTGCTTGTACCGCAAGTTTTGGCCAGTGAGCATAATCTCGCAGTTGGCGACAAACTGGTTGTCGTTACTAAAGGAGCGCATGCACAGTTCACAGTGGCCCAAGTCCATGATGGCACCATCTATGGGCAACGAATAGTTGTTTGGGATAAAAATGCATTGGCCTCTAATGTTTTCTTGTATCGTCATGAGTCTGGAGCAGCATCTGCGGCAGTTACTTCCCTGCGGCGCACCTATCCAGCAGGAATTATTGCATATAGTGGTAGTACGCGCTCTGCTGCGGAAGAGGTCATTGATGCAGTGTACTCCCCAGGGATTAGGGCGCGTTTTGGAGTCATTCTCTTTATAACAATTGCGTTTCTCGCAGTAACAGTATTCAGTTTTTTAGGGAAACGTAAGGTGCTCGCCATAGTAAAATCCTTGGGCTTAAGATCTTGGGAGATGGTCACCCTATTGTTTTACGAGGCAGTTTTACCTCCCTTGTTTGGTTCCTTGCTTGGTTGTGGCCTTGCCTATGTTACCCTGCGCTGGATGATTAGTGCTGGGCAGCAGTTTGCTATCGACGGTTCAGTCTTTATAAGCTCTGCGTTAAGTATCTGGCCAGCGGTTGCAATCGGCATAGCCATCCCAGCGCGCTTCACTCAAGTAGCCACAGTAAATCAGCTACTGTATGAACGGCCGGTGCCCTTCCAAACAGTCATAATAAAGGAGTTGGGTAAACGTATCAGTGCGCTAGATGTTTATACTAGTCAAGGCATAGAATTTATCCATTTGCAGATGGAGTACGGGCACTTTAACGGTTCTGTATTTCGTCGTTTAGGTGATTATGTGAAGCAGGGAGAGGTGCTTGCTGTTGAGGAGCGATGGTGGGGGCTGCAGGTAGTGGAGTACCATGCTCCAATAACGGGCTATATAGTATACTTTCAGGATGAGTTAGGCCTTGTAGGTGTCTCTCCATTGCATTTTGGCGCTCGGTGTGGTAATACTTAG
- a CDS encoding ABC transporter permease, which yields MIKLAYSSMRHRLTRTIITIFAMAIAAAVVTSGMALSQGIARRAYIEYRTYYQGDILVFTPTYVGAAMLHQVNSRIKQAILYDSGFNSLLRLYPHFGATGYLAYEAYPYVPISLEQIGRLRTFSGIQSAEPTLLMPGRVGQIDITLKVTNNDLENHLVTGRVPHANAHNYGSLEIVVNAHGGIPANLGNIVTVTVPAFGVGASGIPFVDFSSAPQEYAAKVVGIAEWPTRELSYFPPGVGGEPIYEQGYVHSAEIYLAPSAWEQIWHRQAENLAYPVLSASLRVDNLSRLNVIAAQLRSAFPELTIKTVPEVARHVERYNLLDHFYTLPSHVWQVSSDAVTHEHVPVEFGLAVSLLLFANAGMLLAGQMLSGVAERKKEIGILKTLGARRSDIVGMVLIEGFLLASIGSLLGFSFIRLLATIREFGNQAGALSVIYSTAKEFLTVMSLTTLVSLIFSAIPAACMANLTVMEVLRNE from the coding sequence TTGATCAAACTAGCGTATTCCAGTATGCGTCACCGACTAACTAGGACTATAATCACCATTTTTGCCATGGCTATCGCTGCGGCAGTCGTTACGAGTGGTATGGCGCTCTCGCAAGGCATTGCAAGGAGGGCATATATTGAGTATCGTACGTATTATCAAGGCGATATCTTGGTCTTTACCCCAACCTATGTAGGTGCTGCCATGCTTCATCAAGTGAACAGCCGTATAAAACAGGCCATACTGTATGATTCAGGCTTTAATTCGTTACTTAGGCTATATCCTCACTTCGGTGCCACAGGATATCTGGCATATGAAGCTTATCCGTACGTCCCCATTTCTCTCGAACAAATAGGACGCCTGCGCACCTTTTCGGGAATCCAATCAGCAGAACCAACTTTGCTGATGCCGGGCCGCGTTGGGCAGATAGATATCACCCTCAAGGTCACAAACAATGATCTGGAGAATCACTTAGTTACGGGAAGAGTTCCACATGCGAATGCTCACAATTACGGGTCTTTGGAGATTGTCGTGAACGCTCATGGTGGCATTCCAGCAAACCTGGGGAATATTGTGACAGTTACGGTGCCAGCGTTCGGGGTGGGCGCATCTGGGATACCATTCGTAGATTTCAGTTCTGCTCCACAGGAGTACGCTGCAAAGGTTGTTGGCATTGCCGAGTGGCCTACAAGGGAGCTGTCATACTTTCCGCCAGGTGTTGGTGGCGAGCCCATATATGAACAAGGCTATGTACATAGCGCAGAAATCTACTTGGCCCCTAGCGCGTGGGAACAAATTTGGCACAGACAGGCGGAAAATTTGGCGTATCCTGTTCTTTCGGCATCCCTGAGGGTAGACAATCTCTCGCGGCTTAATGTCATTGCAGCACAACTTCGGTCAGCGTTCCCTGAGTTGACCATTAAGACGGTTCCCGAGGTGGCGCGTCATGTTGAGCGGTACAACCTTCTTGATCATTTCTACACGTTGCCGTCACATGTATGGCAAGTGTCATCTGATGCCGTCACCCACGAACATGTGCCTGTTGAGTTCGGATTGGCTGTTTCCCTTCTTCTCTTTGCTAACGCAGGTATGCTTCTCGCTGGACAGATGCTTTCAGGCGTTGCAGAAAGAAAGAAGGAAATCGGTATTCTTAAAACGCTAGGAGCTCGACGCAGTGACATTGTCGGCATGGTCTTAATTGAAGGTTTTCTTTTGGCCTCGATAGGTTCACTTCTCGGCTTTAGCTTCATACGATTACTGGCTACAATTCGCGAATTTGGCAACCAAGCTGGTGCATTGTCTGTCATATACTCTACAGCAAAGGAATTCCTCACGGTCATGAGTCTCACGACACTAGTGTCCCTGATATTTAGCGCGATTCCTGCAGCGTGTATGGCTAACTTAACGGTGATGGAGGTGCTTCGCAATGAATGA
- a CDS encoding ABC transporter ATP-binding protein — translation MNEIIMRTERLNKAFSLGETIYAVSDVSLYIPAGKIVAIVGPSGCGKSTLLSLLGGLDRPMSGDIFLERQSFRMLSEDGLAMLRRRKLGYVFQFFNLIPHLTAIENVMLPMSFIGVSRLNAKKRAAELLAQVGLTKRLNHLPLQLSGGEQQRVAISRALANNPALVLADEPTGNLDSSSKNDVLDLFKMFNAMNGQTFVLITHDASVAGIAQKVVRMVDGRVLEEK, via the coding sequence ATGAATGAAATTATCATGCGTACTGAGCGCCTTAATAAGGCCTTTAGTCTAGGTGAGACCATTTACGCCGTCTCAGATGTATCGCTCTATATCCCTGCAGGAAAGATAGTAGCAATTGTAGGCCCCTCAGGTTGTGGCAAGAGCACCTTGCTGAGCCTGCTTGGCGGCTTGGATCGCCCTATGAGCGGCGACATCTTCTTAGAGAGACAGTCTTTTCGTATGCTTTCTGAGGATGGCTTAGCCATGCTGCGACGGAGGAAGCTAGGATACGTGTTTCAGTTTTTCAATCTTATTCCGCACCTAACAGCCATAGAGAACGTCATGCTGCCAATGTCATTCATTGGCGTGAGCCGCCTAAATGCGAAGAAACGGGCCGCAGAATTGTTGGCTCAAGTGGGTCTAACAAAAAGATTGAACCATCTTCCGCTTCAGCTCTCTGGGGGAGAACAACAGCGTGTCGCAATTTCCAGAGCCTTAGCCAACAACCCTGCACTAGTACTGGCAGATGAGCCTACGGGAAATTTAGATAGTAGCTCCAAAAACGACGTCCTTGATCTGTTCAAGATGTTCAACGCGATGAATGGCCAAACTTTTGTGTTAATTACACACGATGCGTCGGTAGCGGGCATTGCCCAGAAGGTTGTTCGTATGGTTGACGGAAGAGTACTTGAGGAAAAATGA
- a CDS encoding VOC family protein, which yields MKFTFAHNEIHVLDLTRSLKFYQEALGLEEVRRREAKDGSFTLVFLSDGTSEHRLELTWMKDRDKPYDLGENEMHLAFRVDDFEAAHAWHKEMGCICYENVDMGIYFIEDPDGYWLEILPTRR from the coding sequence ATGAAATTTACTTTTGCCCACAATGAGATTCATGTGCTCGACCTCACTCGCAGCCTAAAGTTTTACCAGGAGGCACTAGGACTAGAAGAGGTGCGGCGGCGTGAAGCTAAGGACGGCAGCTTTACCCTGGTTTTCTTGAGCGACGGAACTAGCGAGCACCGCCTAGAGCTCACCTGGATGAAAGACAGGGACAAACCCTACGACCTTGGCGAAAATGAGATGCACCTAGCCTTTAGAGTCGATGACTTTGAGGCCGCACATGCTTGGCACAAGGAAATGGGCTGTATCTGCTACGAAAACGTGGATATGGGCATCTACTTTATTGAAGACCCCGATGGATACTGGCTAGAGATACTACCCACGCGACGCTAA